Proteins encoded within one genomic window of Zootoca vivipara chromosome 12, rZooViv1.1, whole genome shotgun sequence:
- the BPNT2 gene encoding Golgi-resident adenosine 3',5'-bisphosphate 3'-phosphatase yields MAPMGIRLSPLGMAVVCLLGLGVLYHLYSGILAGRFAFFMLGGGEGGSAGGSEAADGGVGGGLPASGTVDLRELLAASVAAAAKGGAEVRRVRDSNVLNEKAKGKTREGADEKMTSGDVLSNRKMYYLLKAAFPGVQINTEEHVDADDQEIISWDRTIPEAIKNQIQPKLVQADSVTVWIDPLDATQEYTENLRQYVTTMVCAAVNGKPVIGVIHKPFSGYTAWAMVGGGSNIKPRSSYNEQTPTIIVSRSHEGKVRQLAWQTFGNKTAIIKAGGAGYKVLSLLDVPEKEQEKADVYIHVTYIKKWDICAGNAVLKALGGQMTTLAGEEISYTGSDGNEGGLIASINIDHRALVEKLPALDKASQS; encoded by the exons ATGGCGCCCATGGGGATCCGGCTGTCCCCTCTGGGGATGGCCGTCGTGTGCCTGTTGGGCCTGGGCGTCCTCTACCACCTCTACTCGGGGATCCTGGCCGGCCGCTTCGCCTTCTTCATGCTAGGCGGAGGAGAAGGGGGGTCGGCGGGGGGCTCCGAGGCGGCGGACGGAGGAGTAGGAGGGGGGCTGCCGGCCTCGGGCACCGTGGACCTGCGGGAGCTGCTGGCGGCttcggtggcggcggcggcgaaagGCGGCGCCGAGGTGAGGCGGGTCCGCGACAGCAACGTCCTCAACGAGAAGGCCAAGGGCAAGACCCGCGAAGGGGCCGACGAGAAGATGACCAGCGGGGACGTCCTCTCCAACAGGAAGATGTACTACCTGCTCAAGGCCGCCTTCCCGGGGGTGCAG ATAAACACAGAGGAACATGTAGATGCAGATGACCAGGAGATAATTTCTTGGGACCGAACTATTCCTGAAGCTATAAAGAACCAAATTCAGCCCAAATTGGTCCAAGCAGACAGCGTGACTGTGTGGATTGATCCGTTGGATGCAACTCAGGAATATACAG AGAACCTTCGACAGTATGTTACTACTATGGTCTGTGCAGCTGTAAATGGCAAGCCAGTAATAGGAGTAATACACAAGCCATTTTCTGGATACACAG CCTGGGCGATGGTTGGCGGAGGATCAAATATTAAGCCTCGTTCTTCCTACAATGAGCAGACACCAACAATCATTGTCTCCCGTTCCCATGAAGGGAAAGTCAGGCAGCTTGCTTGGCAGACCTTTGGAAATAAAACTGCAATCATTAAAGCTGGAGGAGCAG GATACAAAGTTCTCTCGCTCCTGGATGTGCCTGAGAAGGAGCAGGAAAAAGCCGATGTGTACATTCATGTAACGTACATCAAAAAGTGGGACATCTGTGCTGGCAATGCAGTGCTGAAGGCATTAGGGGGTCAAATGACTACACTGGCTGGGGAGGAAATCAGTTACACGGGTTCCGATGGCAACGAAGGCGGGCTCATAGCTAGTATCAATATAGACCACAGAGCACTGGTTGAAAAGCTCCCTGCATTAGACAAAGCGTCTCAGAGCTAA